In the genome of Daucus carota subsp. sativus chromosome 9, DH1 v3.0, whole genome shotgun sequence, the window aacttaagaaaataagttataagatcttataaaattaaatgagacggaaaatgtattttatagaaatctaaaaatgataaaaaaaacaaaaacaaacaaccTAATTTTGAGTAGAGTATGGACCGGCACTATCTTCTTTATCAACATGGGTCTCTTTATATAAGAAAGGTAAAAAACAATCCTGGATGTAATAATTTTtctcttaaaatatataataataaaaagaaaatcttgacAAGAGATATGTATAATATCTAAATATCTGTGTAGATTTCGGCTATTAAATTATCATGAAAATATATCACAGAAGTTCTGCGGGATGCAATCTTTATCTTTAATGCTGGAAATCCAAATTTAGAAGTGGTGCTCAACAGGTGTCTTATGCATGTTTTGTGTTGTTCCTCACAAGCCCACCTGGCTGTGACTCTGTGAATGTGAGTGAATACCTCCAAATTCATCTCTACTTGGTGGGGTTATTCTAGTATCATGAGTTCTGTTTTCTAAATCTTTCAGCTTGTCTGGCTGGCTGTGTATTCAAAGGTAAGCAAGTCTTTTAAGTTGGGTTTCTTACTTTCTTGTAATTATGCTAACTTGTATCATATGTGTCTAATTATTGTCCAAAGGGGTCcatttgatttttattgtttttatttccTATGTTTCTTTGGGTGCACTTCAAATGATTGGTCTTTTTCTGCCCATGTATCCTTAAAATCCTTTTGTTTTTGTGTGTTGGAACTTTTTTAAGTAGATTTTAATTATGTGGGTGCAGTTAGGAAGATGTTGGACCACCAAATTACAGAAGACAAGTAGTTTTGAGAATGTGAGTCACTCATTTCCTTATTCTTACACTTGTGGTTTGAGGGGGGTTGAGTTTGTGTCTGAAAAAGAAGTGTTTCATGTGATTTTACTTGATTGTTGGTTAGAAGACTAGGTTCACTCTACTGGTGCCTGCTTTTATTTGGTTGTGTTTTGGGGGCATGGCAACTTCTGCCAAAGAAGACTTGGAGGCTCAAAATAATCAGAAGCCTCTTGATAGAGCTGTGTCACACAGAAATTCTACAATCAAGAACCAGAAATCACTTGAAAGAGTCGTTTCACAGCGAGCTTTTCAGATGAGTAATTCATACCCGTGTCAGCTATGTGTGTTGGGTTTTCTTTGTGGGGTTTGTATCACCACTGTGTTTCTGGCTGCTCTTACCTCTTTTGGTACTCTCGAATTTGGTTCAGTCTCCATTTCCACATTCACTACTGGCCCTCTGTCATCAGATTTTGGCTCAAGAGTTGGGGGTAAGTGAAACTTCTCTTTTACTTAATTGCATTTTAGGTATTCCTTTGTTTCTTTTTTACCTCTAATCTCTGATATTTTATGggagtttaaatatttttctcaagTACGAGGATAGAGGATAGGGATGGATATTTACTGCAATAGTTTTGATTGTACTTCAAAAATGTGATTGTTCTTAATACTAGTGCAACGATTTACTTTTCAGACGACACTAAATGATCTTATTAACAATAAGGTAGGGAAGAAGctctaagattttaaaaataaactaaagGGTCATCAGAATTATCAAAATGTCCTGCTAGATATGTCGGAGTTACTGACAAGGTTCACTTGCCTGATATATATGAAAATTGTGCCATGTTTGAGATTCATATATTTGGTAATAATGTAATATGTTTTCCTTGTTTCAAGCATATCAGGAATTATCTAGAAAATTTAGAAGGAGATTCTTTTAGTCAGAATTGAAGCAGAAGCTTTGTACAAAAGTCCACAACAGTGTCCCAAGAGGACTAGTAGATGGAACATAAAAGTTAACCTTAACTTGTCTCACAAATTTCATTtcttattcatttttatattcCATGATTGAATTATACTCAAAGTTGCCAACTGATGATATATTTAACACCTTGAACTTCTATTATCGTATTTCTTCTCTTCCTTCAATATAGTCAACTACAGCCACCTTGCTAAATGAATTTTATCAacttgttttaatttgtttttgttgtaCTCCCTTAATTCAGTATGCAGGGAATAACACTTGTCTAGAAGTATTAACTATATGCCGGTAAAAATTGATACTCGAAGACAGTGTTACAGATCATATATGTTTGTTGCTGTaaagttaattttgtttctGAAACAGCATtgagtttatattattattttctttgcaAAAGTAACTGAGGTGAATACTTTCTGGATTCCCCTAAGTAAGTTCTGTTCATGGATCGTTAATGACCCTTTAAACTACTTAAAGTCTCTAATAATAATTTGTTTCGATTTCGATTGGAAAAttaagatatttttgatactttGTAGATGTTGCGCAGAAGGTATCAGCACTGGATGTAGAAGAAAAGTTTTACTCTGAGAAGAATAGTGAACtttcaattgatgaaagagtgaCCTTTATGTACTCAAGTTGGAGTACTTTTCTAAATAAATCACTTGAGGACTTCAAACTTCTAAATAGTAATGGATTAGGCTTACCTGATCCCCCCAATCCCAAAGCTCCTCATTTAGAAAATTGCAAACTGAATGCGGAGGTAAATCAGCAACTTGATGAACGCATGAAAAATAAGCTGCTACCACCATGGACAATATGGAAGGGGACGTTAAACAATTACCTTCTCTCGTCTGCAGAAGAGCAACTGAGGAATTACAACTATCGGCCAATACCTGGAGCTTCTTATCCTCCATGGGTACGTTACCAGTTTATTGTGCTAAAGTAAtatgctttttctttttcttatatgCAAATTCGGGTGAATATACTACAAGCAAACAGGCCAGTAATTACGTAGATATTTACTGAGGGAATAGATGTGTACTGATCTCCTAAATCCTAACTATAGCTACTTTTCAATGAGGTTATGGTTTGGGAACTGTTATGTCCTCGGTTTATGTAGATAATCTCCTGTTTTGACCTTTATGTTACGAGGCTCCACTTATTGGTATATACAAATTTGTGGGTTTGGCAGATCACAGGATCAGATGAAGAAAATTATCCTCTAACTAGGAAAGTGCAAAGTGACATTTGGTTCCGCCAACATCCCTCAAACTGCAGTGATCCTAGCGTAAAGTTTCTTGTAGCTGACTGGGAAAGACTTCCTGGATTTGGGATTGGAGCTCAGTTCGCTGGCATGTGTGGGCTTCTCGCTATTGCAATTAATGAAAGAAGGGTACTTGTCACAAATTACTATAATCGTGCTGACCATGATGGCTGTAGAGGTATAATTTCAGTGTGATTTTATTATTTCCTGAACAATATGAGcaagaatttatttttcaagTCACCAACAAGATCAGTAGTAACTTACCAACATCCATATCTTCAACATGTTTTTAATTGTGGTTTACAacatttctaaaatatttatatcaataCTATTTTTCAGTACTGCTGACTgtttagtaatataataatgatggacATGTCAAAAACTTGGTAGTAAAGAGACTTTGAAGATTGTAATATATACTAACAATGTTTTATCCTAATATAGGATCATCACGCTCGAGCTGGTCATGCTACTTCTTTCCCGAGACATCCCAGGAATGTCGGGATCGTGCATTTCAGCTCATGGGAGAGAAGAAAGCATGGGAAAAAGGAACGATAActacaaaagaaaattatacCTCGAAGGATATATGGACTGGACGTATTCCCAGGCAAGCTGTCCTACATCTTAGAATTGTATACTTCAACAATTTAAGCATGTGGATGATACGATTACTTATTTTTCATTCCTGACCTATGTGCATCatgtatgattttattcctTAATTTACTCACACTGGAATCCAAATTCGAGAAGCAAATCGTAATATTCCTTTATCATCTTTCCGAGTCTGAAGTTCTTCTCCAGACAAACTTTCTCTTTCGTTCATAAGCATATACTCCTGACATCTTCTAATCTTCTCTATCAACTCAGGTTGAAACATCATTGTAGAAACTTTCTGGCTTCTATCCTCAGAAACACATACCTCTATTTCTAATCTTTCAAATACTTTTTTAAGTTCTTCTACTGAAGTCAATAGATCTAGTCTCTCCTTTCCGCTTAAAGCATCTGCTACGACATTTAAGCATGTGGATGATAAGATTACTTATTTTACAGGGTATGGGGTTATCCTTGGAGTTATATGCAGCCAACAACAGAAATTAATGGTAGCCTGCTTTCACATCATAGGAAAATGGACAGAAGATGGTGGAGAGCACAGGTACAACTATCATACACAGCAGAAAAAGAATATTCTTCTGGCAATGTGAAAAGTCACAACTTTATCTGATATCGACATTTCTCAAACAAGTGATCAAGTATTTATATGAATCAGTATATAATTCTAATCTCCAAGTTCATTTCCTTTAAAGCAGTATAAACACTTATTGGGCAGAATGAGGActataattcttttaaatacAGTTGAACATCAACCAAGAATCTAGCAGAAGTATTTTCCCAACCATGGGTGACAAATTTAGGACCCAGACAGTTTGTGTATCTACGTGTAATCATAAATGTTGGCTTCTAAGTTTATAACCCCTTTCGAAATTTTCATCTACCATGTTTTGCAAACCAATATAGCTAGAATGATTCCGATCTTCTGCAACAGAATCTTCATAGCGTGTACCTAATATTTGTCCACAGGTCATCCCTGCCTTATACTTCATATATGGACAAATTTACTTGAATGATGTATATATGTAATTGTTCATGTTTGGTAGATAAAGTGTTGCATGTCTTTACATAATTATCTTTCATGTTATTATGAAGGCCATTCGCTATCTTATGAGGTTTAAGTCGGAGTACACATGCAACTTACTGAATGCAGCGCGGCATGCAGCATTCGGATTGGAAGCTGCCAAACTGGTTCTATCATCACGGTCTGAAAATTATTCAACGGTATGTCCTGTTGATAGATAAACCTCGTTTATAATAGTACAATAGCCACAAAGTATATAGATATAGCCGCCACCTATGTCACGTGGACTTGGTGCAGATAACAAGGAGTAAAATGCAAAGCGGTGGCCGAACTTTATCCGCTTTTGCATTTGAGTGGCTAGATTTGCCAATGGGTGGCCAGACATTGtttttatgtttcaaaaaaatggCGAAGGGCCACTTTTCTGAGAAaacactaatattttttttctcaaaaaagtgGCCCTTAGCCACCTTTTTGATGAATTAAAACAATTTAAGGTTCCGCATAGGGATATTGTCCAGGATTAGATTAGAAActagtataaataattttaaatgataatgCCTTCTAAGAAGTGTCTATGTACAGAGCACTTCTGTTTCAGATAGGCATAAGGCTGACATAGAAGATTATGTATGGTCAAATCATAAGCCATGGATGCCACGACCATTGCTGAGTATGCATGTAAGAATGGGCGACAAGGCATGTGAAATGAAGGTTGTCGAATTTGAGGAATACATGCGTCTTGCGCATCGCATCAGAAATCGCTTTCCCCATCTCAATAGTATCTGGTTGTCCACCGAAATGCAGGTATAATTTTAgcatttttattaatttcgtTGTAAATTCTAGTACATTAGCTTACTTGATATTCATCCAAAAACTCCAGGAAGTTGTTGACAAGTCCAGGTCATATCCTCACTGGAAGTTTTACTACACAAACGTTACGCGGCAAGTAGGAAACATGACAATGGCAACATATGAAGCAAGTCTTGGCCGACAAATCAGCACCAACTACCCTTTAGTTAATTTCTTGATGGCTGCAGAATCCGACTTTTTCATTGGCGCATTAGGTTCCACATGGTGCTTCCTCATTGACGGCATGCGGAATACAGGAGGGAAAGTAATGGCCGGTTACCTGAGTGTCAACAAGGACCGTTTCTGGTAGATCTCAGGTAGCTGCTGGTTATTGTCTGTATATAATAAGTATAACTGTATAAGCACATGTATAGAAAATAGGCTGATGTAATATAATTCAAAGTTTATACTACATGCTTCTGTTTCTAGTTCTGTTAGCTTGAATGGAGTAGTCAGCATGCAATGGAGCTCAATATTATAAAGCATGTCCAATGGAGTTTAATCTATTTTCATCTTATATTCTCTGTGCCATTATGCACATGGTATGACGAGATTGTTATCGGAAAGGTGAAGAAAGTTTCATGGTCACAATTTTTCCTGAAAAATAGTATAAAAATCAAGCCTCGAAAATCAAAGGTGAAGGAAGCTTCATAGTCACAGTTTTTCCTGAAAAATAGTATTAGAAAATCAAGCCTTGAAAATCAAAAGTGAAGGAAGTTTCATATATTCACAGTTTTTCTGGAAAATAGTATAAAAAATCAAGCCTTAATAATCAAAGTGGGAGCCCTCTAACGCGGTTATGAGTGTGCATAGTCAAGCATTGCTAACcaaaaattaacaattaataacTTTATCAGTAATTGCCATACAATTACTAGACCAGTCATAAAAGCAATTCCATTTACTTTAAAAGGTGAACTCCACTGCACAATATTTAGTTAAACACAACAATGGCCAAACCACTAAGCCTAATCAAACTTCTTCTTGTGCATTGCTTCTTCATGTTCATGTTCATGTTCATGCAATGCTTATCTTGTCCTGCTCATCAAAAACAATCCCTTCTCCACTTGAAATCCTCCTTACTCGAATTATACGAAACTACAAACTCAACCATATTTGGCTTGGAGTCATGGAACTCTAGTTCTGATTGTTGTGCATGGAACAGAGTTGTTTGTAGTTTGCATTCGCGTGACATCACAGCTTTACACCTTAACATACTTCTTCCTCTCGACGACTATAATTATGATGTTCCTTTCGTTGATGTAACAATCTTAGACCCCATTTATAGCATTAGATCTTTAATGCTACTTGACATCTCGGAAAATTATATGGTGGGGGAAATTTCAGACACAGGTTTGGTGAATCTCACCAGACTAGTTCACCTTAGCATGAGCTCTAATGACTTTGAAGGCTCGATTCCAGCACAACTTTTCCACTTGAGGTCTTTGCAGTTTCTTGACATCTCTGGGAATTTGTTAGAGGGGGGAATTTCGGGCAAAGGGTTGGCTAATCTCACCAAAATAATTCACCTTGACATCAGTCAAAATCGATTTTATGGCTCAATCCCATCACAACTTTTCGACTTGAGGTATCTGCAGTTTCTTGGTTTAAGTGCTAATTCTTTAACGGGGGGTTTAAGCAGTGAAGTTGGCAAGCTTGGAAATCTGAGGACATTAAAGTTGGGAAATAATTTTCTTGATGGGAATATTCCTATGCAGATTGGAAATCTGACAGAGTTGCAGCAATTTGTTGTCAATGACAACAAATTTTGGGGTCAGATTCCAGATACAATTGGAAAGTTGAAGGGGTTGGAAATTTTGGATTTGGGTAATAATCATTTCCATAAGCAAATTCCGAGTGCAATTGGAAACCTGCTCAACATTTCTACTTTGTCATTGCAGAATAACAGTTTCAATGGTGTAATCCCACCATCAATACGAAACTTGAGCAAATTAGAAACACTTCACCTGGAAGATAATTTGCTTTCTGGGGAAATCCCATTGTGGTTATTTGACAGAGAAAGtcttaaaattttgtatctTGGAGGAAACAGATTGATTTGGGATAGCAATGTCAAATTAGTTCCCAAGTGTGTGCTCTCTAAACTCTCTCTCAGATCGTGTCAAGTTTACGGAGACATTCCAAAATGGATTTTCACTCAAAAGAATCTTGATGTTCTTGAACTGAGTGACAATCACATGACAGGAGAATTCCCACTATGGCTTGCTGAGATGAAGATTGAAATTTTACTACTGTCACGGAACAAGCTTACTGGTTCAATACCGTCTAGCCTTTTCCGATCTACAAGGTTATCACTTTTGGCACTTTCAGAAAACAATTTTTCAGGAGAGTTGCCAAAAAACGTAGGTGATGCTACTAACATCAAGGCACTTATGCTTTCTGCGAACAATTTTTCAGGGGCCATTCCAAAATCCATTGCAGATATACGTCCACTATTGCTACTGGACTTGTCAAGAAACAGATTCTCTGGCAACACACTCCCAGCCCTGAATTCTGCACCCTTGCTTCATTATGTTGATCTCTCCTCAAATGAACTATCAGGTGACGTTCCTGTGTCATTTAGTCATGGAATCAGTATTCTTGCCCTCGGAGAAAATAAGTTCTCTGGCAAGTTGCCAAAGAAGCTGGCAGACATGAAACAGCTTGTCCATCTTGATCTCCATGACAACAACATTACCGGTGTTTTCCCAGAATTTCTCTCTTGTATACCCACTCTTCAAGTCCTCATTCTACGTAACAACTCTCTCCACGGTTCATTGCCACCTAACTTATTCGTGAACCAAAGCAAAATCCTAATTCTTGATCTTTCAAGTAACAATCTTGTTGGAAATATCCCGTCAGGGTTGGGAAATCTAATGGCGACGTTTACCACACTGTACGGTTATCCATATGGGACAGGTGATACCGGACTATGGGTGAATTGGGTTGCCGGTACTGTTACAATGGTTAGTGACATGTTGAGCTATACAATTGAAATCAATGACTTAATGGTGACATGGAAAAAGTCTGTACGAGGTATTTCAAGTCATAACCGCGGAATCTACTCATTGTTGGACTTGTCAAATAATAAGCTGTCAGGTGATATTCCAGCTTCATTAGGAAATCTCAGGAATCTGAAACAACTCAACATCTCCAACAACAGACTCTCCGGACACATACCAGGAAGTCTCGGGGACTTGGAGAGTATAGAGAGCATGGACTTATCAACGAACAAACTCTCTGGTACAATTCCACAATCATTTGGAAAGCTAGAGCAACTCTCTGTACTAGATGTCAGTAACAACAAACTAAGTGGTAAAATTCCGCGAGGTAGACAGATGGACAGAATAAACAATCCAAGTTATTTCGCTAATAATAGTGGACTATGTGGGATGCAAATCACGGTGAAATGTTCAGGAGACGAGCCAAAACCAGGTGATAATGATGACGACGACGACGTTGATGAAAAAGAGCCCTGGTTCTTGTGGACAGGGCTGTGGATCGGATTCCCACTCGGCTTGATTTCATCAGTATTAACAGCATTTCTTGGTGGGTATTTTGTTATACCAACAACAAAGTACCACTCTATTCATTTCAGGCACAGATGAATGCAGTGTATTGTCTAGCACTTCAAGCCCCTGGATCACTTCAAATATTTAGCGCGGTTAATACATTGCATTGGCTCAGCCAATTTGGCtgttatcttttatataattgCTATATAAAAgcaattatatgattttatgaTTGGCTTCTTTCAGTTAGGTTTTTTCCTGAGTAGAACCAAAAGTTTTATGTGGATTCCTGTttcctatatttttttaaattgattatgGCGATGATTAATCTGTGTTGAGTTTGTAAATTTCggtttaaaaaccgaaccgaaaaagaAAAAACCGAAgtatttcggtttggtttgaaAAGCAAGTTCGTTTTAGTTCGGTtaggttattaaaaatataaatcttcggttttcggttatttcgaTACGGTGACCGAACCGACCGTTTGCTCAGCCGTACATGGGCTGGTCAACCCGCCTAAACAAATCCAATCCGACTTTATTTTGACCAATCCGAACCGCATTTTTCCAACCCGATATATACTTGGGGTGAAAATACATCAACTCGATTTTAATGATTTGGATTTGAGTTTTGATTTTTTCAACCCGACCTGATACATAAAATTAGGGgagttaaataaatatacatttttgaCCCAACCTAATACATAAAGGGATTATCCCATTGATTTAACTATTTTTACTTATCATGTTAATTTATATGATCATTTCtgttatatgtatgtgtttggTATGATCCCTGATACTCAGAGTAACATCTGATTATTGTGCATGGGTTGAAACTCATGACAACGTCACTTgatcaatttaaaattatagatGATGCATATGTTTGATACAAAAATCACTTTATGATTTTTACAACTCTCATATGAATTACTGTTATAATATCTTCTTTTCTTAACGTTATAGCTTACAATTTATGCATtgctaatttatttttgaacttCATTTGTTTTCTGATATCCATTAAACCGATTAATCCGATCCAAACTGATCCaaaccaaaatatattttacggATTGggttttgaataatttttctaCGAGTTGGGTTGAAAATTTACGAGCCTCGCTTAATTGAGTTAGGTTATTAAAATCTATCAACTCGCCCGACCCAATCCGTGTATACCCGTAAAAGTAACATACATTATAATTCAATTGAGAAGTTAGCAACACATATATCATAATAGCACACAGCAAACTAACCTTGTTCCATGAAAACGATAGTTGTTTAAGCTGAGAAGAAAACCCCGATTGGGCATTCAAACGATGAAGATATGAATCTCCTGAAGTAGTGTCAACAAGTGAGGGAACACTAATGTCAGTACTGATATATGGAGCTCGATTTGCATCTATAACCCAGTGAACCAAGTAAACAAATTCATCTTATTGAGGTTGAGTAAAGTAGTACTAGTATTGATCAGATCATCAGGTACTGGTT includes:
- the LOC108201699 gene encoding receptor-like protein 46, producing the protein MAKPLSLIKLLLVHCFFMFMFMFMQCLSCPAHQKQSLLHLKSSLLELYETTNSTIFGLESWNSSSDCCAWNRVVCSLHSRDITALHLNILLPLDDYNYDVPFVDVTILDPIYSIRSLMLLDISENYMVGEISDTGLVNLTRLVHLSMSSNDFEGSIPAQLFHLRSLQFLDISGNLLEGGISGKGLANLTKIIHLDISQNRFYGSIPSQLFDLRYLQFLGLSANSLTGGLSSEVGKLGNLRTLKLGNNFLDGNIPMQIGNLTELQQFVVNDNKFWGQIPDTIGKLKGLEILDLGNNHFHKQIPSAIGNLLNISTLSLQNNSFNGVIPPSIRNLSKLETLHLEDNLLSGEIPLWLFDRESLKILYLGGNRLIWDSNVKLVPKCVLSKLSLRSCQVYGDIPKWIFTQKNLDVLELSDNHMTGEFPLWLAEMKIEILLLSRNKLTGSIPSSLFRSTRLSLLALSENNFSGELPKNVGDATNIKALMLSANNFSGAIPKSIADIRPLLLLDLSRNRFSGNTLPALNSAPLLHYVDLSSNELSGDVPVSFSHGISILALGENKFSGKLPKKLADMKQLVHLDLHDNNITGVFPEFLSCIPTLQVLILRNNSLHGSLPPNLFVNQSKILILDLSSNNLVGNIPSGLGNLMATFTTLYGYPYGTGDTGLWVNWVAGTVTMVSDMLSYTIEINDLMVTWKKSVRGISSHNRGIYSLLDLSNNKLSGDIPASLGNLRNLKQLNISNNRLSGHIPGSLGDLESIESMDLSTNKLSGTIPQSFGKLEQLSVLDVSNNKLSGKIPRGRQMDRINNPSYFANNSGLCGMQITVKCSGDEPKPGDNDDDDDVDEKEPWFLWTGLWIGFPLGLISSVLTAFLGGYFVIPTTKYHSIHFRHR
- the LOC108202517 gene encoding uncharacterized protein LOC108202517 — translated: MATSAKEDLEAQNNQKPLDRAVSHRNSTIKNQKSLERVVSQRAFQMSNSYPCQLCVLGFLCGVCITTVFLAALTSFGTLEFGSVSISTFTTGPLSSDFGSRVGDVAQKVSALDVEEKFYSEKNSELSIDERVTFMYSSWSTFLNKSLEDFKLLNSNGLGLPDPPNPKAPHLENCKLNAEVNQQLDERMKNKLLPPWTIWKGTLNNYLLSSAEEQLRNYNYRPIPGASYPPWITGSDEENYPLTRKVQSDIWFRQHPSNCSDPSVKFLVADWERLPGFGIGAQFAGMCGLLAIAINERRVLVTNYYNRADHDGCRGSSRSSWSCYFFPETSQECRDRAFQLMGEKKAWEKGTITTKENYTSKDIWTGRIPRVWGYPWSYMQPTTEINGSLLSHHRKMDRRWWRAQAIRYLMRFKSEYTCNLLNAARHAAFGLEAAKLVLSSRSENYSTSTSVSDRHKADIEDYVWSNHKPWMPRPLLSMHVRMGDKACEMKVVEFEEYMRLAHRIRNRFPHLNSIWLSTEMQEVVDKSRSYPHWKFYYTNVTRQVGNMTMATYEASLGRQISTNYPLVNFLMAAESDFFIGALGSTWCFLIDGMRNTGGKVMAGYLSVNKDRFW